From a single Deinococcus malanensis genomic region:
- a CDS encoding RES family NAD+ phosphorylase, with protein MILQRVSKWQHAQYATLPEHGNGAAKYGGRWNSEDPTLKHNRQLIYTSDSLPLAMLEVYVHAGNVIHNVPHGLVKFEVDETAIQDLDLHSLPGTWNARPETPDTQVIGDEWFDQQASPILRVPSVILPLSECRSGQSNYLINTRHPETPNVVRMLSVNRLTFDTRIGQT; from the coding sequence TTGATCCTTCAACGCGTCAGCAAATGGCAGCATGCCCAGTACGCCACCCTTCCCGAACATGGCAACGGCGCCGCGAAGTACGGCGGACGCTGGAACAGCGAGGATCCCACCCTCAAGCATAACCGGCAACTGATCTACACCAGTGACAGCCTCCCGCTGGCCATGCTCGAAGTGTACGTTCACGCCGGCAATGTCATTCACAACGTCCCTCACGGCCTCGTGAAGTTCGAAGTGGATGAAACGGCCATCCAGGATCTGGACCTGCACAGCCTGCCCGGCACCTGGAATGCCCGTCCTGAAACGCCCGACACGCAAGTCATCGGTGACGAATGGTTCGACCAGCAGGCGTCACCGATCCTGCGCGTACCGTCCGTCATCCTGCCCCTCAGCGAATGCCGGTCCGGACAGAGCAACTACCTCATCAACACCCGTCACCCGGAAACGCCCAACGTCGTTCGAATGCTGAGCGTCAACCGCCTGACTTTCGACACCCGGATCGGCCAAACCTGA